From Streptomyces sp. NBC_00683, one genomic window encodes:
- the fxsBH gene encoding radical SAM/SPASM protein FxsBH, inactivated beta-hydroxylase extension form, producing the protein MTGPLVPFREIVLKVHSRCDLACDHCYIYEHADQSWRTRPKTISDEAISWTARRLAEHASAHALDSMSVILHGGEPLLAGPAQLRRVCEELTSAMNGVAELDLRIHTNGVQLSPRYLDLFDEFHVRVGISLDGDRTANDRHRRFANGRTSHPQVLRAVDLLRQERYRHLDLGLLCTIDIRNDPVAVFDALAELEPPRVDFLLPHATWDEPPLRPDGSPTAYADWLLAVFDRWQEQDPEHRLPVRLFSSVLSTLSGGPSLTESLGLAPTDLVVVETDGQLEQVDSLKSAYEGAAATGFDVFSHSFDDVAAHPGVRARQLGLAGVSETCRRCPVVRSCGGGLYTHRYSSATDFDNPSVYCHDLEALVRGIEARTAHLTVPPAVTDPRELAAEQQDLTRTLLAGLHSELDGRGGARWDEAWELAAVLESSEEGASALDRVLAHPYTRTWLLDVIEGLHAGRPGAVDDALRFPAYAAAAAVRAGLPLAAQVPYRDGRLYLPTLGELRTGGAGQAGTVRVCATDDGFVVRPDGGGAEWRIVTDSPGDEPDWLPVRLLRQDRTPPFVLDDLDPYRDCFRAPAAPRLGQAEAEAWGAGLAEAWGLLEASAPATAAAAGAGLTTLTPLTAGRSEERRPGHGAIGLPVTGDAKELALGLMRGLRRTTLRAILDITDLYASDGAWEHRLPWSEELVPFSRLLADTYERVAIAAFDPRYMEGVEQALDMIGTAAEPTVAGRRLVGVLTEEMKETRDKWAE; encoded by the coding sequence ATGACAGGACCCCTGGTCCCTTTTCGCGAGATCGTACTGAAGGTGCACAGCAGGTGCGATCTCGCCTGTGACCATTGCTATATCTATGAACACGCAGATCAGAGCTGGCGTACCCGCCCGAAAACGATCTCTGACGAAGCTATTTCATGGACAGCTCGACGACTGGCCGAGCATGCCTCGGCGCATGCGCTCGATTCGATGTCAGTGATCCTGCATGGAGGAGAGCCACTCCTGGCCGGGCCCGCGCAACTGCGTCGTGTCTGCGAGGAGCTCACATCGGCGATGAACGGTGTCGCTGAGCTGGACCTCAGGATCCACACCAACGGTGTCCAGCTCAGCCCCCGCTACCTCGACCTCTTCGACGAGTTCCACGTCAGGGTCGGCATCTCGCTCGACGGCGATCGCACGGCGAACGACCGGCACCGCCGCTTCGCCAACGGGCGTACGAGCCATCCGCAGGTTCTCAGAGCCGTGGATCTGCTCCGTCAGGAACGCTACCGCCACCTGGACCTCGGGCTCCTGTGCACCATCGACATCCGGAACGACCCGGTCGCCGTGTTCGACGCGCTCGCCGAGCTCGAACCGCCCCGTGTCGACTTCCTTCTGCCGCACGCCACCTGGGACGAGCCCCCGCTGCGACCGGACGGCTCGCCCACCGCCTATGCCGACTGGCTCCTCGCGGTCTTCGACCGCTGGCAGGAGCAGGATCCGGAACACCGCCTGCCGGTGCGCCTCTTCTCCTCGGTGCTCTCCACCCTGAGCGGCGGCCCCAGCCTCACCGAGTCCCTGGGCCTCGCACCCACCGATCTGGTGGTCGTCGAGACCGACGGCCAGCTGGAGCAGGTGGATTCGCTCAAGAGTGCGTACGAGGGTGCGGCGGCCACCGGATTCGACGTCTTCTCGCACTCCTTCGACGACGTCGCCGCCCACCCCGGAGTGCGGGCGAGGCAGCTCGGACTGGCGGGTGTCAGCGAGACGTGCCGCCGTTGCCCCGTCGTACGTTCGTGCGGTGGAGGGCTCTACACGCACCGCTACAGCTCGGCCACCGACTTCGACAACCCGTCCGTGTACTGCCATGACCTGGAAGCGCTGGTGCGCGGCATCGAGGCACGTACCGCGCACCTCACGGTCCCCCCGGCGGTGACCGACCCGCGGGAACTGGCCGCCGAGCAGCAGGACCTGACCCGCACCCTGCTCGCCGGGCTCCATTCCGAGCTGGACGGCCGCGGCGGGGCGCGGTGGGACGAGGCCTGGGAGCTGGCGGCGGTGCTCGAGTCGTCCGAGGAGGGCGCCTCGGCACTCGACCGGGTGCTGGCCCATCCGTACACGCGGACCTGGCTGCTGGACGTGATCGAGGGCCTGCACGCGGGACGGCCCGGAGCGGTCGACGACGCCCTGAGGTTCCCGGCCTACGCCGCGGCAGCCGCGGTACGGGCGGGTCTCCCTCTGGCGGCGCAGGTTCCGTACCGGGACGGCAGGCTCTATCTGCCCACGCTCGGCGAGCTGCGGACCGGTGGGGCCGGACAGGCCGGCACGGTCCGGGTGTGCGCCACGGACGACGGGTTCGTGGTGCGGCCGGACGGCGGCGGGGCCGAGTGGCGGATCGTGACGGACAGCCCGGGTGACGAACCCGACTGGCTTCCGGTGCGCCTCCTCCGCCAGGACCGCACGCCCCCCTTCGTGCTCGACGACCTCGACCCGTACCGGGACTGCTTCCGCGCCCCGGCCGCGCCCCGGCTCGGACAGGCCGAGGCCGAGGCGTGGGGTGCCGGTCTCGCGGAGGCCTGGGGGCTGCTGGAGGCGTCGGCGCCCGCCACGGCCGCGGCGGCGGGAGCCGGCCTGACGACGCTGACCCCGCTCACCGCGGGGCGGAGCGAGGAGCGGCGCCCCGGCCACGGGGCGATCGGACTCCCGGTCACGGGTGACGCGAAGGAACTGGCGCTCGGACTGATGCGCGGACTCCGGCGGACCACGTTGCGGGCCATTCTCGACATCACCGATCTTTATGCGTCGGACGGTGCCTGGGAACATCGCCTGCCATGGTCGGAGGAATTGGTTCCGTTTTCCCGGCTGCTGGCCGATACCTATGAACGGGTGGCGATCGCCGCCTTTGATCCCCGTTACATGGAGGGTGTGGAACAGGCACTCGACATGATCGGGACAGCGGCCGAGCCCACGGTCGCGGGAAGGCGTCTCGTCGGAGTGCTCACGGAGGAGATGAAGGAAACGCGGGACAAGTGGGCTGAATAG
- the fsxC gene encoding FxsC protein — MRVLTQDGGRVHASTQQRAADHRPYFFLSYAHTPGYGGGTDPDMWVERLFQDLCGHVMAMTDLPAGAPAGFMDREIRSGEGWSERLGGVLATCRVFVPLFSPRYFASEMCGKEWYAFEQRAIHHRARSNQPAEAIVPALWVPVPPNQLPGSAERLQFNHRDFGDRYVSDGLYGLIKLRLFAQEYERAVYELAKRIVSVADAVQIDTGRPVDYRLAPSAFGSPSSGVGAPRPMQITIAAPTRHDLPAGRNPDYYGDNPHDWNPYHPAAAKPLAYVAEELVRSLNYQAVITSFDEESGQLEGKQPPSTPEILLVDRWALQDEDRRRRLAAFDAENRPWVTMVVPWCRDDHQSRAAEAELTEKLEQTMPAKMRQGRAFCRVAAKGVPTMEAFGQILPQVVEVAAQQYLRHATVYPPATGGRHTERTRLMGPMGNTQFIPDMHDPATDAEDV, encoded by the coding sequence ATGCGGGTGCTCACACAGGACGGGGGTCGTGTGCACGCATCGACGCAGCAGCGAGCGGCGGACCATCGGCCGTACTTCTTTCTGAGTTACGCGCACACACCGGGGTACGGCGGTGGAACCGACCCCGATATGTGGGTCGAACGGCTTTTCCAAGATCTTTGTGGTCACGTGATGGCCATGACCGATCTGCCCGCGGGTGCGCCCGCGGGGTTCATGGACCGGGAGATACGTTCCGGTGAGGGCTGGTCGGAACGTCTGGGCGGGGTGCTCGCCACCTGCCGTGTCTTCGTGCCGCTGTTCTCGCCGCGCTATTTCGCCAGCGAGATGTGCGGCAAGGAGTGGTACGCCTTCGAGCAGCGCGCCATCCACCACCGGGCCCGCTCGAATCAGCCGGCCGAAGCGATCGTTCCGGCGCTCTGGGTTCCGGTGCCGCCGAACCAACTGCCCGGATCAGCAGAGCGGTTACAGTTCAACCACCGTGATTTCGGGGACCGTTACGTCAGTGACGGGCTCTACGGACTGATCAAACTCAGGCTCTTCGCCCAGGAATACGAGCGGGCCGTCTACGAACTGGCCAAACGCATCGTCAGCGTCGCCGACGCGGTCCAGATCGACACCGGGAGGCCGGTCGACTACCGCCTCGCCCCCAGCGCCTTCGGATCACCCAGCAGCGGGGTCGGAGCACCCCGGCCCATGCAGATCACCATCGCCGCGCCCACACGCCACGACCTGCCGGCGGGACGCAACCCGGACTACTACGGCGACAACCCGCACGACTGGAACCCTTATCACCCGGCCGCCGCGAAACCGCTGGCCTACGTCGCCGAGGAACTGGTCCGCTCCCTCAACTACCAGGCCGTCATCACCTCGTTCGACGAGGAGTCCGGGCAACTGGAGGGAAAGCAGCCGCCCAGCACCCCGGAGATACTCCTGGTCGACCGCTGGGCCCTGCAGGACGAGGACCGGCGGCGCCGGCTCGCGGCCTTCGACGCGGAGAACCGGCCCTGGGTGACCATGGTCGTGCCGTGGTGCCGCGACGACCACCAGAGCAGAGCCGCCGAGGCCGAACTGACCGAGAAGCTCGAGCAGACGATGCCCGCCAAGATGCGGCAGGGGCGGGCCTTCTGCCGGGTGGCGGCCAAGGGGGTACCGACCATGGAGGCGTTCGGGCAGATCCTTCCCCAGGTGGTCGAGGTGGCCGCTCAGCAGTATCTGAGGCATGCCACGGTCTATCCGCCCGCGACCGGCGGACGGCACACCGAACGGACGCGACTGATGGGGCCCATGGGTAATACGCAGTTCATACCCGACATGCACGACCCTGCGACGGATGCGGAGGACGTATGA
- the fxsT gene encoding FxSxx-COOH system tetratricopeptide repeat protein, which translates to MTAGRDGRIVTFYSYKGGTGRTMALANTAWILAANGKRVLAVDWDLEAPGLHRFFHPFLDPSTLGATTGVIDLITEYAWAATNPAQRADDWHRDYARIQPHAVSLNPEALGWEFPQGGTLDFVSAGRQNREYSATVSTFDWDNFYDRLGGGHFFDALRDDMKANYDYVLIDSRTGLSDIADICTVHLPDVLVDCFTLSDQSIDGAASVARQIAERYTGRPISIFPVPMRIDEGEKEKADAGRALARLKFDRLPRDLSGDELTAYWGAVEIPYRPYYAYEETLATFGDEAGLSNSLLSAFERLTAVVTAQEITSMPPVGEEVRLRIRDAFTRRRPAMPADLFLSYVAENRMWADWIESVLTRAGFRVVPRDVSADPATMDALHSTPEAAARTVVLLSSAYLKSQRAVDLWTRAVSEDPGGGRRQLLPLRVTDVRLSAPYIDRNPVDLFRLDEVHATTALMRALDRPVQLGDGASPGPRFPGTVPRIWNAPPRNPGFTGRSLVLERMRDQLGGGMAVVLPQPQTLYGLGGVGKTQVALEYVHRFMADYDLVWWISSEQSDDVVASLAELAVRLGAQGGDDMATASQEAVDLLRRGVPSDRWLLVFDNADDPERLRRYFPQGGSGHILVTSRNQAWSQHGDALPVDVFLREESIEHLQRRAPGLSVEDAAQVATAVGDLPLAVEQAAAWIAETATPIGTYLEQLARQAPQVLSLNQPAGYPEPVAATWNISIERLKERSPAAVRLLQLCAFFAPEPISADLLYSKEMIEALKPYDSSLQEKLVLGRVIREIGRFALAKVDQVSNSIQVHRLVQAVIKAQLSEEEQREARHVVHRILAGARPDSDEPIDNPETWPRFASIWPHLGPSDARNCKEPETRRLLIDRVRYLWKRGDVRTAATLGDELRETWLEMLGEQDLQYLYLCFHISNILRTRGRYVEAKELDEFTLQRQREVLGPEHPHTYMTTSSLAIDLGLLGDYGKAIELATKAHEGFGQIFHERHPRTLAAANNLALNLRSIGQYARAREIDQDCYDLRSEVLGQEHPHSLSSAMNLARDLREVGRYEDSVGLLSRTYDSFKSTLGRTYPTTLSVAKSLAVSLRRAGQLEDARRLTVATRARYRGKYTSANPESLACDLNLAADLFAAGEAVEARNTAQEVVDQYMKVPGEQHPYTLAAQNNLGVYLLGSGAPEESERLLTRVVASMREVFGREHPNTLFCVMNLANATAERGDLELVLETERKVSGQLREVLGAHHPETLAMTSNLAVTLDAMGRKDEALGLRAETGDELARQLGDDHPLTRIARDETRFLRELEPMSV; encoded by the coding sequence ATGACAGCCGGTCGTGACGGGCGCATCGTCACTTTCTACTCGTACAAGGGCGGCACGGGGCGCACCATGGCCCTGGCCAACACCGCCTGGATCCTCGCCGCGAACGGCAAGCGGGTGCTGGCCGTCGACTGGGACCTGGAAGCCCCCGGGCTCCACCGGTTCTTCCACCCCTTCCTCGACCCGTCGACGCTCGGTGCCACCACCGGTGTGATCGACCTGATCACCGAGTACGCCTGGGCTGCGACCAACCCCGCCCAGCGCGCGGACGACTGGCACCGCGACTACGCCCGCATCCAGCCGCACGCGGTCTCGCTCAACCCCGAGGCGCTCGGCTGGGAGTTCCCGCAGGGCGGCACGCTCGACTTCGTCTCCGCCGGCCGCCAGAACCGCGAGTACTCCGCGACCGTCTCCACCTTCGACTGGGACAACTTCTACGACCGGCTGGGCGGCGGGCACTTCTTCGACGCCCTGCGCGACGACATGAAGGCCAACTACGACTACGTCCTCATCGACAGCCGTACCGGCCTCAGCGACATCGCCGACATCTGCACCGTCCACCTCCCGGACGTGCTGGTCGACTGCTTCACCCTCAGCGACCAGTCCATCGACGGCGCGGCGTCCGTCGCCCGGCAGATCGCCGAGCGCTACACCGGCCGCCCCATCTCCATCTTCCCCGTCCCGATGCGCATCGACGAGGGCGAGAAGGAGAAGGCCGACGCGGGCAGGGCCCTGGCCCGGCTGAAGTTCGACCGGCTGCCCCGGGACCTCTCCGGCGACGAACTCACCGCCTACTGGGGTGCGGTGGAGATCCCTTACCGTCCCTACTACGCGTACGAGGAGACCCTCGCCACCTTCGGTGACGAGGCCGGACTCAGCAACTCGCTCCTGTCCGCCTTCGAACGGCTGACCGCGGTCGTCACCGCCCAGGAGATCACCTCGATGCCGCCGGTGGGCGAGGAGGTACGGCTGCGCATCCGCGACGCCTTCACCCGCCGCCGCCCCGCCATGCCGGCCGATCTCTTCCTCAGCTACGTGGCGGAGAACCGCATGTGGGCCGACTGGATCGAATCGGTCCTCACCCGGGCCGGATTCCGGGTGGTCCCGCGTGACGTCTCCGCCGACCCCGCCACCATGGACGCCCTGCACAGCACGCCCGAGGCCGCGGCCCGTACCGTCGTGCTGCTCTCCAGCGCCTACCTCAAGTCCCAGCGGGCCGTCGACCTGTGGACCCGGGCGGTCTCCGAGGACCCCGGCGGCGGGCGGCGTCAGCTGCTGCCGCTCAGGGTCACCGATGTGCGCCTCTCGGCGCCGTACATCGACCGCAACCCGGTCGACCTGTTCCGGCTGGACGAGGTCCACGCCACCACCGCGTTGATGCGCGCCCTGGACAGGCCGGTCCAGCTCGGCGACGGAGCGTCGCCGGGCCCCCGCTTCCCCGGTACGGTGCCGAGGATCTGGAACGCACCGCCCCGCAACCCCGGCTTCACCGGCCGCTCACTGGTCCTGGAGCGGATGCGGGACCAGCTCGGCGGCGGCATGGCCGTCGTGCTGCCGCAGCCGCAGACGCTGTACGGGCTCGGCGGCGTCGGCAAGACCCAGGTGGCACTGGAGTACGTGCACCGCTTCATGGCGGACTACGACCTGGTGTGGTGGATATCGTCCGAGCAGTCCGACGACGTGGTGGCCAGCCTCGCCGAACTCGCCGTCCGGCTCGGCGCCCAGGGCGGCGACGACATGGCCACGGCCTCGCAGGAGGCCGTGGACCTGCTGCGGCGCGGCGTGCCCTCGGACCGCTGGCTGCTGGTCTTCGACAACGCGGACGACCCCGAGCGGCTCAGGCGCTACTTCCCGCAGGGCGGCTCCGGCCACATCCTGGTCACCTCGAGGAACCAGGCGTGGTCCCAGCACGGGGACGCGCTGCCCGTCGACGTCTTCCTGCGGGAGGAGTCGATCGAACACCTCCAGCGCCGCGCCCCGGGGCTGAGCGTGGAGGACGCCGCCCAGGTGGCCACCGCCGTCGGTGACCTGCCCCTGGCCGTCGAACAGGCCGCGGCCTGGATCGCGGAGACCGCCACCCCCATCGGGACCTACCTGGAGCAGCTGGCCCGACAGGCCCCCCAGGTGCTGTCCCTCAACCAGCCCGCGGGTTACCCGGAACCCGTCGCGGCCACCTGGAACATCTCCATCGAACGTCTCAAGGAGCGCTCGCCGGCAGCGGTGCGGCTGCTCCAGCTCTGTGCCTTCTTCGCCCCGGAGCCGATCTCCGCGGACCTCCTCTACAGCAAGGAGATGATCGAGGCGCTGAAGCCGTACGACTCCTCGCTCCAGGAGAAGCTGGTCCTGGGCCGGGTCATCCGGGAGATCGGCCGGTTCGCTCTCGCCAAGGTCGACCAGGTCTCCAACTCGATCCAGGTCCACCGCCTCGTACAGGCCGTCATCAAGGCCCAGCTCAGCGAGGAGGAACAGCGCGAGGCCCGGCATGTCGTGCACCGGATCCTGGCCGGGGCACGGCCCGACAGCGACGAGCCGATCGACAACCCGGAGACCTGGCCCCGCTTCGCCTCGATCTGGCCGCACCTCGGCCCGTCCGACGCGCGCAACTGCAAGGAGCCGGAGACCCGCAGGCTGCTGATCGACCGGGTGCGCTACCTGTGGAAGCGCGGAGACGTCAGGACCGCGGCCACGCTCGGCGACGAACTGCGCGAGACCTGGCTGGAGATGCTGGGGGAGCAGGATCTGCAGTACCTGTACCTCTGCTTCCACATCTCCAACATCCTGCGCACCCGCGGCCGGTACGTGGAGGCCAAGGAGCTCGACGAGTTCACCCTCCAGCGGCAGCGGGAGGTGCTGGGTCCGGAGCACCCGCACACGTACATGACCACCAGCAGTCTGGCCATCGACCTGGGCCTGCTCGGTGACTACGGCAAGGCGATCGAGCTGGCGACCAAGGCCCATGAGGGCTTCGGGCAGATCTTCCACGAACGGCACCCGAGGACGCTGGCGGCGGCCAACAACCTGGCACTGAACCTGCGGAGCATCGGGCAGTACGCCCGGGCCAGGGAGATCGACCAGGACTGCTACGACCTGCGGTCCGAGGTGCTGGGACAGGAGCACCCGCACAGCCTGTCCTCCGCCATGAACCTGGCCCGTGACCTGCGCGAGGTCGGACGGTACGAGGACTCCGTCGGTCTGCTCAGCCGTACCTACGACAGCTTCAAGTCCACGCTCGGCCGGACCTATCCGACCACTCTGAGCGTCGCGAAGAGCCTCGCGGTCTCCCTGCGCAGGGCCGGGCAGCTGGAGGACGCCCGCAGGCTGACGGTGGCCACCCGCGCCCGGTACCGGGGCAAGTACACCTCGGCCAACCCCGAATCGCTGGCCTGCGACCTCAACCTGGCGGCGGACCTGTTCGCGGCAGGCGAGGCGGTCGAGGCCAGGAACACCGCTCAGGAGGTCGTCGACCAGTACATGAAGGTGCCGGGGGAGCAGCATCCGTACACCCTTGCCGCGCAGAACAACCTCGGCGTGTACCTCTTGGGGTCCGGTGCGCCGGAGGAGTCGGAGAGGCTGCTGACGCGGGTGGTCGCCTCGATGCGCGAGGTGTTCGGCCGCGAGCACCCGAACACCCTGTTCTGCGTGATGAACCTGGCCAACGCGACGGCCGAGCGCGGCGATCTCGAGCTCGTGCTGGAGACGGAGCGGAAGGTCTCCGGTCAGCTCAGGGAGGTCCTCGGGGCGCACCACCCGGAGACCCTGGCCATGACCTCCAACCTCGCGGTCACCCTCGATGCGATGGGGCGCAAGGACGAGGCACTGGGGCTGCGGGCGGAGACGGGCGACGAGCTGGCACGCCAGCTCGGCGACGACCATCCGCTGACCCGGATAGCGCGGGACGAGACGAGGTTCCTGCGCGAACTGGAGCCGATGTCGGTGTGA
- a CDS encoding alpha/beta fold hydrolase yields the protein MRNRVRVADGRHLMVERQGDPRGRPVFLLHGMPGSRLGPAPRGMVLYQRKMQLIAYDRPGYGGSDRLAGRRVVDVVEDVRAIADSLGLERFAVVGRSGGAPHALACAAMMPERVTRTAALVGLAPWDAEGLDWFEGMAASNVLAYSAAAADPDGLAESFISRSAEIRQDPVRLLDDLRRELTDSDRIVVNDAGIRTMLLANYREGLRTSAYGWIDDAIAFCRPWGFDPADIKGPVMLWHGEKDVFSPVGHSRWLAEQIPGVTAVMEPAAAHFDALSVLPEVLNWLLDDREAPVC from the coding sequence GTGCGCAATCGGGTGCGCGTGGCGGACGGACGGCATCTGATGGTCGAGCGTCAGGGGGATCCGCGCGGAAGACCGGTCTTCCTCCTGCACGGAATGCCGGGCAGCCGGCTCGGCCCTGCTCCCCGCGGGATGGTCCTCTACCAGCGCAAGATGCAGCTGATCGCCTACGACCGCCCGGGGTACGGAGGTTCCGACCGGCTGGCGGGACGCCGGGTGGTGGATGTCGTCGAGGACGTACGGGCGATCGCCGACTCGCTCGGTCTGGAGCGCTTCGCCGTGGTCGGCCGGTCCGGCGGCGCGCCGCACGCCCTGGCGTGCGCCGCGATGATGCCCGAGCGGGTCACCCGTACCGCCGCACTGGTCGGCCTGGCTCCCTGGGACGCCGAGGGGCTCGACTGGTTCGAGGGGATGGCCGCGTCGAACGTCCTCGCGTACTCCGCGGCCGCGGCCGATCCCGACGGGCTCGCGGAGTCCTTCATCAGCCGCTCGGCGGAGATCCGGCAGGACCCGGTCCGGCTCCTGGACGACCTGCGCCGGGAGCTGACCGACTCCGACCGGATCGTGGTCAACGACGCCGGGATCCGTACGATGCTGCTCGCCAACTACCGCGAGGGGCTGCGCACATCGGCGTACGGCTGGATCGACGACGCGATCGCGTTCTGCCGGCCGTGGGGTTTCGACCCGGCGGACATCAAGGGGCCCGTGATGCTGTGGCACGGCGAGAAGGACGTGTTCTCACCGGTCGGCCACTCCCGTTGGCTGGCGGAACAGATCCCGGGGGTCACCGCCGTGATGGAACCCGCGGCGGCGCACTTCGACGCACTGTCCGTGCTTCCCGAGGTGCTCAACTGGCTGCTGGACGACCGGGAGGCGCCGGTCTGCTGA
- a CDS encoding S1 family peptidase translates to MKHRRISRKRAAMAGSAVVALVAAGVTFQTANASDDVPQFTARTLTANAAGNLATTLDKTLGGDTAGAYYDAEAKNLVVNVLDEVAAEQVRQAGGKARVVQNSLTELKSARQTLTAKATIPGTSWAVDPVSNKVVVTADRTVEGAAWDKLSAVVEGLGGKAELNKSAGEFKPLIAGGDAIWGGGGRCSLGFNVVKGGEPYFLTAGHCTESITSWSDSQGGAEIGANEGSSFPDNDYGLVKYTSDVPHPSEVNLYNGSTQPITKAGEATVGMSVTRSGSTTQVHDGEVTALDATVNYGNGDIVNGLIQTTVCAEPGDSGGSLFSGDTAIGLTSGGSGDCSSGGETFFQPVPEALSAFGAEIG, encoded by the coding sequence TTGAAGCACCGACGCATATCCAGGAAGCGCGCGGCCATGGCGGGATCGGCTGTCGTCGCCCTGGTTGCAGCAGGAGTCACCTTCCAGACTGCGAACGCCAGTGATGACGTGCCTCAGTTCACGGCACGCACACTGACGGCCAACGCGGCCGGAAATCTCGCCACGACCCTGGACAAGACCCTGGGCGGCGACACGGCCGGCGCGTACTACGACGCCGAGGCGAAGAACCTCGTCGTGAACGTCCTCGACGAGGTCGCGGCCGAGCAGGTGCGCCAGGCGGGCGGCAAGGCCAGAGTCGTACAGAACTCGCTCACCGAGCTGAAGTCGGCCCGGCAGACGCTCACCGCCAAGGCCACCATCCCCGGCACCTCCTGGGCGGTCGACCCCGTCAGCAACAAGGTGGTCGTCACCGCCGACCGTACGGTCGAGGGCGCTGCCTGGGACAAGCTCAGCGCGGTGGTCGAAGGGCTCGGCGGCAAGGCCGAACTCAACAAGTCCGCAGGGGAGTTCAAGCCCCTCATCGCGGGCGGCGACGCCATCTGGGGCGGCGGTGGACGCTGCTCGCTCGGCTTCAACGTGGTCAAGGGCGGCGAGCCGTACTTCCTGACCGCCGGCCACTGCACCGAGTCCATCACCAGCTGGTCGGACTCGCAGGGCGGCGCGGAGATCGGTGCCAACGAGGGCTCCAGCTTCCCGGACAACGACTACGGCCTGGTCAAGTACACCTCGGACGTGCCGCACCCCAGCGAGGTGAACCTCTACAACGGCTCCACCCAGCCGATCACCAAGGCGGGCGAGGCCACCGTCGGCATGTCGGTGACCCGCAGCGGCTCCACCACCCAGGTGCACGACGGTGAGGTCACCGCACTGGACGCCACGGTCAACTACGGCAACGGCGACATCGTCAACGGGCTCATCCAGACGACGGTCTGCGCCGAGCCGGGCGACAGCGGCGGCTCGCTCTTCTCGGGCGACACCGCCATCGGCCTGACCTCGGGCGGCAGCGGCGACTGCTCCTCGGGCGGCGAGACCTTCTTCCAGCCGGTCCCGGAGGCGCTGTCCGCCTTCGGAGCGGAGATCGGCTGA